A window of the Salvelinus fontinalis isolate EN_2023a chromosome 26, ASM2944872v1, whole genome shotgun sequence genome harbors these coding sequences:
- the LOC129823717 gene encoding GTPase IMAP family member 8-like, translating into MQEIEKCKSLSAPGPHGVLLVLKPEEFTEENRNTVKLILSIFGKESFKYSMVIITHEGVAGNPHLRQMIEECGGRHHEMYKQGSDHEELTEKIEKMVEENEWRYLTSNKETTHDTMTPKAQRLNMVLCGRREAGKTSIANVILGQTESSPKSSSSSVCVKREGEVCGRPVTLIQLPALYGTHLTQEEVMRETFHCVSLCDSGIHAFLLVVPLGPLTDEDKGELETIQKILSSRVNDFIMVLFRQDYIPVDKTAVDFVEQNADTKQLIKICGGRYKIFDASKIDNAKKTSELVAEIVKMMDQNRTCYTLYMYMEAKHQSELDQNRRIKDLEERIRNMSQGAEMECSSTECIRVVLIGKTGNGKSASANTILGRKEFESKISSNSTTTVCQKAVGEVDGITVAVVDTPGLFDTTLSNKDVQQEIVKCVSLSAPGPHVFIMVLKIGTMTEEELNALDLIEKTFGPRAGMFCLVLFTRGDDLENTSIQDYIGESKIAKLQKLIGDCGGRFHVFNNRVEDDRTQVTELLKKINKMVSMNKRGFYTNEMFQEAEAAIKQKQEAILKERETEIKADMEKLKVSHETNMEMIKSKLEEERLKVQEERQLHEKLLREREEAIRKEHEDKEKSAKEERELEDKKRKEDEKLKKEIWDTEKEKMEKEIKTQEIKLKNLQREKEEEYNMKMEKLRKEEKDREEELQNQEMKFDKLKREQEEEIKRKEKEEDETRKNEEKERQEWQSKIEEAEKGQTELQEVMRREKEEWEEQLKKERDRQQEEERLRRQKEADTLVEQEEKQRRLREQFEREREQDRIKMKQSEEQRREKIEKDFKEKRRELTDKMTMQQEQWERERREEQERRFQEDVNRRVEERLRLRKLEETFQQQREEENRRKEKEDKVRKEQEEKKWKEMKEEHERETKEIMDKYEQEARRHAEEINNFKEKYENDFQKLLDQHGEEKEKLIQKHKEEYDLLIALYGHDKTKLTEEINDLNKKHEEEIKHLYRCVVQ; encoded by the exons ATGCAGGAGATAGAGAAATGTAAGTCCCTCTCTGCTCCTGGGCCTCATGGGGTCCTGCTGGTGTTGAAGCCTGAGGAGTtcacagaggagaacagaaaTACAGTCAAGTTGATCCTGAGCATATTTGGTAAAGAGTCCTTCAAGTACTCAATGGTGATCATTACTCACGAGGGAGTCGCAGGAAATCCTCATCTGAGACAAATGATCGAAGAATGTGGAGGAAGGCATCATGAAATGTACAAACAAGGAAGTGACCACGAAGAGTTAACTGAAAAGATAGAAAAGATGGTAGAGGAGAATGAATGGAGATACCTCACCTCCAATAAAGAGACGACACATGATACCATGACACCAAAGGCTCAGAGACTGAACATGGTTCTGTGTGGCAGAAGAGAAGCTGGGAAGACTTCTATAGCCAATGTCATACTGGGTCAGACAGAGTCCAGTCCAAAGTCCAGCTCCTCCTCAGTGTGtgtgaagagagaaggagaggtgtgTGGACGGCCGGTCACCCTCATCCAGCTGCCTGCTCTGTATGGAACACATCTCACTCAGGAGGAAGTGATGCGTGAGACTTTccactgtgtttctctctgtgactCTGGAatccatgctttcctcctggtcGTACCTTTGGGTCCACTCACTGATGAAGACAAAGGTGAGTTGGAGACCATCCAGAAGATTCTCAGCTCACGAGTCAATGACTTTATCATGGTCCTGTTTAGACAGGATTACATTCCAGTTGATAAAACTGCAGTTGACTTTGTGGAACAAAATGCAGACACAAAGCAACTGATCAAGATATGCGGAGGGCGGTATAAAATCTTTGATGCTTCGAAGATTGATAACGCCAAGAAAACATCAGAACTTGTAGCAGAAATAGTCAAAATGATGGATCAGAACAGAACCTGCTACACTCTGTACATGTACATGGAGGCTAAACACCAATCAGAACTGGACCAAAACAGAAGAATCAAGGATTTAGAGGAGAGAATCAGGAACATGTCACAAG GTGCTGAAATGGAGTGTTCCAGCACAGAGTGCATAAGGGTGGTGCTGATTGGGAAAACTGGAAATGGGAAGAGCGCCTCTGCAAACACTATCCTGGGCAGAAAGGAATTTGAGTCTAAAATCAGCAGTAATTCTACGACAACAGTTTGCCAGAaggcagtcggcgaagttgatgGAATAACAGTTGCTGTGGTGGACACACCTGGACTTTTTGACACAACACTGTCTAATAAAGATGTTCAGCAAGAGATAGTGAAATGTGTCTCCCTGTCAGCTCCTGGACCCCATGTGTTTATCATGGTGTTGAAAATCGGGACAATGACAGAAGAGGAGCTGAACGCTTTGGACCTCATAGAGAAAACCTTTGGTCCACGGGCAGGAATGTTCTGCTTAGTTCTGTttactagaggagatgacttggaaaATACATCAATTCAAGATTACATTGGGGAAAGCAAGATTGCCAAACTGCAAAAATTGATCGGAGATTGTGGAGGGAGATTCCATGTCTTCAACAACAGAGTTGAAGATGACCGTACACAGGTCACTGAGCTTCTTAAGAAGATTAACAAAATGGTGTCCATGAACAAGCGCGGTTTCTACACCAATGAGATGTTCCAGGAGGCAGAGGCAGCCATTAAACAAAAACAGGAAGcaatactgaaggagagagagacggagataaaGGCTGACATGGAGAAACTGAAGGTCAGCCATGAAACAAACATGGAAATGATCAAATCAAAATTGGAAGAGGAGAGATTGAAAGTTCAGGAGGAAAGACAGCTGCATGAAAaactgttgagagagagagaggaagctatTAGAAAAGAGCACGAAGACAAGGAGAAATCAgcgaaggaagaaagagagttggaggacaaaaaaaggaaAGAAGATGAAAAGTTGAAAAAAGAAATATGGGACACAGAAAAAGAAAAGATGGAAAAAGAGATAAAAACTCAGGAAATAAAGTTGAAAAACCTCCAAAGAGAAAAGGAAGAAGAATATAACATGAAGATGGAAAAACTGAGaaaagaagagaaagacagagaagaagAGCTTCAAAATCAAGAAATGAAGTTTGATAAACTAAAAAGGGAACAGGAGGAAGAAATTAAAAGgaaagagaaagaagaggatgagACGAGAAAGAatgaagagaaagaaagacaagaGTGGCAAAGCAAAATAGAGGAAGCAGAGAAAGGTCAAACAGAACTCCAAGAGGTCATGCGTAGAGAAAAAGAGGAATGGGAAGAACAAttgaagaaagaaagagacagacaacaggaagaagaaaggctgaggagacagaaggaggcaGACACTCTTGTAGAACAAGAAGAAAAACAGAGGAGATTGAGAGAGCAgtttgaaagagagagggaacaagatAGAATAAAGATGAAGCAATCAGAAGAGCAAAGGAGAGAAAAAATTGAAAAAGACTTtaaagaaaagaggagagagttgacagaCAAAATGACAATGCAACaagagcagtgggagagagaaCGTAGAGAGGAACAGGAAAGAAGATTTCAAGAGGATGTAAATCgaagagtggaggagagactAAGACTAAGAAAACTGGAGGAAACATTTCAACAACAACGTGAAGAAGAAaacaggaggaaggagaaggaagaTAAAGTCAGGAAAGAACAAGAAGAGAAGAAATGGAAGGAAATGAAGGAAGAGCACGAAAGGGAAACAAAAGAAATTATGGATAAATATGAACAAGAGGCCAGAAGACATGCAGAGGAAATTAATAACTTTAAAGAGAAATATGAAAATGACTTTCAAAAACTATTGGATCAACatggagaagagaaggagaaactAATACAAAAGCACAAAGAGGAGTATGATCTTTTGATTGCTCTATATGGTCATGATAAAACAAAACTGACTGAGGAAATCAATGACTTGAATAAGAAGCATGAGGAAGAGATAAAGCACCTGTACAGATGTGTTGTACAGTGA